One genomic window of Motacilla alba alba isolate MOTALB_02 chromosome 1, Motacilla_alba_V1.0_pri, whole genome shotgun sequence includes the following:
- the JAM2 gene encoding junctional adhesion molecule B isoform X2 produces MASCSVRLLLLVCVGLLSYPDVSGISIETDNKNVKAEEFKEAILSCKHKFSKGMSLRIEWKKIQSQGVSFVYYNSEFTGDLRGRAEMLNTGIRIRNVTRRDSGTYRCEISAKSEEGQRLGEATITLTVLVAPTTPVCEVPSSAMTGTVVQMSCKETEGSPPSEYQWYKNGVALLEKTGTGSARAANITYTMNKKSGTLLFNTVTKNDTGEYFCEASNGIGLSQKCSVKRMQVDDLNVSGIILAVVFVALVMVLCGLGVFYAQKKGYFAKESSSQKKTNYQSTSEKDFKHTKSFVI; encoded by the exons ATCCTGATGTGTCTGGAATCTCCATTGAAACAGAtaacaaaaatgtaaaagcagaGGAGTTTAAAG AGGCAATTCTTAGTTGCAAACACAAATTTTCGAAAGGGATGAGTTTAAGAATAGAGTGGAAGAAAATCCAATCTCAGGGAGTGTCATTTGTCTACTACAACAGTGAATTTACAG GTGATCTTCGAGGCCGAGCAGAGATGCTGAATACAGGAATCCGAATTAGGAACGTGACTAGAAGGGATTCTGGGACCTACCGCTGTGAAATCAGTGCCAAGAGTGAAGAGGGGCAACGCCTGGGCGAGGCTACTATTACTCTCACAGTATTGG TTGCTCCGACTACTCCAGTGTGTGAGGTACCCAGCTCCGCAATGACAGGAACGGTCGTGCAGATGAGTTGTAAGGAAACTGAGGGCTCCCCTCCATCTGAGTATCAGTGGTACAAGAATGGTGTTGCCTTGCTGGAGAAGACAGGaacaggcagtgccagagcagcaAACATAACTTACACCATGAATAAAAAGTCTGGCACTCTG CTGTTTAATACAGTTACAAAGAATGACACTGGAGAGTATTTCTGTGAAGCCTCCAATGGGATTGGATTATCTCAGAAATGTTCAGTGAAGCGAATGCAAGTTG ATGACCTTAATGTAAGCGGTATCATTCTGGCTGTAGTATTTGTAGCTCTGGTGATGGTGCTGTGTGGCCTTGGAGTATTCTATGCCCAAAAAAAGGGCTACTTTGCAA aggAAAGTTCTTCCCA AAAGAAGACAAACTACCAATCTACAAGTGAAAAG GATTTCAAGCATACCAAGTCCTTTGTTATTTAG
- the JAM2 gene encoding junctional adhesion molecule B isoform X1: MASCSVRLLLLVCVGLLSYPDVSGISIETDNKNVKAEEFKEAILSCKHKFSKGMSLRIEWKKIQSQGVSFVYYNSEFTGDLRGRAEMLNTGIRIRNVTRRDSGTYRCEISAKSEEGQRLGEATITLTVLVAPTTPVCEVPSSAMTGTVVQMSCKETEGSPPSEYQWYKNGVALLEKTGTGSARAANITYTMNKKSGTLLFNTVTKNDTGEYFCEASNGIGLSQKCSVKRMQVDDLNVSGIILAVVFVALVMVLCGLGVFYAQKKGYFAKESSSQKKTNYQSTSEKASILCSLVCFNSFRHLQSSLDL; encoded by the exons ATCCTGATGTGTCTGGAATCTCCATTGAAACAGAtaacaaaaatgtaaaagcagaGGAGTTTAAAG AGGCAATTCTTAGTTGCAAACACAAATTTTCGAAAGGGATGAGTTTAAGAATAGAGTGGAAGAAAATCCAATCTCAGGGAGTGTCATTTGTCTACTACAACAGTGAATTTACAG GTGATCTTCGAGGCCGAGCAGAGATGCTGAATACAGGAATCCGAATTAGGAACGTGACTAGAAGGGATTCTGGGACCTACCGCTGTGAAATCAGTGCCAAGAGTGAAGAGGGGCAACGCCTGGGCGAGGCTACTATTACTCTCACAGTATTGG TTGCTCCGACTACTCCAGTGTGTGAGGTACCCAGCTCCGCAATGACAGGAACGGTCGTGCAGATGAGTTGTAAGGAAACTGAGGGCTCCCCTCCATCTGAGTATCAGTGGTACAAGAATGGTGTTGCCTTGCTGGAGAAGACAGGaacaggcagtgccagagcagcaAACATAACTTACACCATGAATAAAAAGTCTGGCACTCTG CTGTTTAATACAGTTACAAAGAATGACACTGGAGAGTATTTCTGTGAAGCCTCCAATGGGATTGGATTATCTCAGAAATGTTCAGTGAAGCGAATGCAAGTTG ATGACCTTAATGTAAGCGGTATCATTCTGGCTGTAGTATTTGTAGCTCTGGTGATGGTGCTGTGTGGCCTTGGAGTATTCTATGCCCAAAAAAAGGGCTACTTTGCAA aggAAAGTTCTTCCCA AAAGAAGACAAACTACCAATCTACAAGTGAAAAGGCAAGTATTTTGTGTTCACTAGTGTGTTTTAATAGCTTTAGACATCTTCAAAGTTCCTTAGATCTGTAA